TCCTGGCAAGTGAGGCCATCGGCGCCGGGCTGGCCCTGCTCGCTTCTTGTGTTCTGCTGCTTACGGGTGTCAGGCGCGATGATGCCCATAGCCCGGCCAGCGCAGCCGACGCCAGCGACACAGCGATTCATCAGCCCGCCGAACCATCCCCAGCAGCCCTCCCTGCCCCCCCAGTCCTTGCCTCCACCGCCACACGTGAGGCGCCTGCCGCGCCGACTATCGCGCCTATGCCGGAGCGCGCGCCCGAATCGGCTGCGCCCGGCGCAGAGCAGAGAGAGGCCAGCGCGCCGGCTGCGCCGCCAACCACACCTGAACCCGCATCCATCCCACCGGCAGAGCCAGCAGCGCCCCACAAACCGACCCGGCCAAAAACCGATTCAACAGCGCAAAACGGCCACGCGGCAACCGCCGAGGCGATCTCCAGAGCCTCCAGGCCACAAGCCAGGGATGATACTCCTGTGCCGATGCCGCCGCTGACCAATTTGCCGCAAAGCTATCCGCGCCCCAGCGGGGGCTATTCGCTTGACACCGAGGCGGAAGACCTGAGCCAGTTGCTGGGCGACGTGGCCGAGCAAACCGTCATCGCTGCCGCCACGAGGGGGAAACGTGGCGTGGAGCGCCGCGAGCGCATGGCGAGCAAGATTGACGCTTTCAGCCAGGAAATGGCCGCCGATCCCAACTTCGCGCCCGTCGTGGCGTTTCTGGAGTCGATCAGCGCCCTGCTGCGCGCAGGCGCGCCCATCCCAGCCTCGCAAGAACTGGTGGACCCCTTTGATGGACTTTATGGCTATGTACTCACGCTCATTCGACGTAAAACGGGCAAGACCCACGATTAACAGCCAGGCGCAGCAGCATGGATGAGCAAAGCATCCAACAGATCACCGGCCACTTCTGGTCGCCGCTGGTCGCCATCACCACCGCGCACGGCGGTCAGGCCAACGGCCAGATCGCCGTGTCTGTCCTCAACGCCAGTATCCTGCGTGATCGCCCGCGCATTCTCGTCAACATCTGGAAAGCGAACTTCACGCACCATCTGCTGCTGGAGAGCGGCGTCTTCGCCCTGCACTTGCTGGGCGAACATAACCTCAACCTGATCGAGCAGTTGGGCCTGCGCTCCGGGCGCGACGGCGATAAGCTGGCCGGGCTGCGACTGGAAACACGCCAGACCGGCAGCCCCATCCTGCTCGAAACGCTCAGCTATCTCGAAGCCCGCGTGCGCGCCACGCTCGACGCGGGCGACA
This genomic window from Ktedonobacterales bacterium contains:
- a CDS encoding flavin reductase family protein — its product is MDEQSIQQITGHFWSPLVAITTAHGGQANGQIAVSVLNASILRDRPRILVNIWKANFTHHLLLESGVFALHLLGEHNLNLIEQLGLRSGRDGDKLAGLRLETRQTGSPILLETLSYLEARVRATLDAGDMTSFLADILDGGILNPGPPLTWPAARARIPQDWLTRYDAHQAHQREVARGLLEGF